One stretch of Siphonobacter curvatus DNA includes these proteins:
- a CDS encoding TrmH family RNA methyltransferase, translating into MISQKWQKQIRLLQQKKHRQESGAFLVEGGKSVRELLTADFRLQALFVTDTFYKENQKLLDEQPFRAELVTEDELEKVGTLQSNNAALAIAETKENLPLRVESQEFALVLDDIRDPGNLGTIIRIADWYGIKKIICSTSCVDAYNPKVIAASMGSFTRVQTYYVPLQEFFEQEKAQTVYGTFLDGESIHGLNFRESGYIVIGNEANGIRPENEDFIQKRITIPRFGEAESLNAGIATAIVLDNLRR; encoded by the coding sequence ATGATCTCACAAAAGTGGCAAAAACAAATACGCCTGCTTCAGCAGAAAAAGCACCGGCAGGAATCGGGAGCGTTTCTGGTAGAAGGCGGCAAGAGTGTCCGCGAGTTACTGACCGCTGATTTTAGACTTCAGGCTCTGTTTGTAACGGATACATTTTACAAAGAAAACCAAAAGCTACTCGACGAGCAACCCTTCCGGGCTGAATTGGTGACGGAAGATGAACTCGAAAAGGTTGGAACCCTGCAATCCAACAATGCCGCCCTAGCCATTGCAGAAACCAAAGAAAACCTTCCGCTGCGGGTAGAGAGCCAGGAATTTGCTCTGGTACTCGATGATATACGAGATCCGGGTAACCTCGGAACCATCATTCGGATTGCCGATTGGTACGGAATAAAAAAGATTATCTGCTCGACTTCCTGCGTAGATGCGTACAATCCGAAGGTGATTGCAGCCAGTATGGGGTCATTTACGCGGGTACAAACGTATTACGTCCCACTGCAGGAATTTTTCGAGCAGGAAAAAGCACAGACGGTTTACGGTACCTTCCTCGACGGGGAATCCATTCATGGCTTAAACTTTCGTGAATCGGGCTACATTGTGATTGGCAATGAAGCCAACGGCATCCGTCCGGAAAACGAAGACTTTATCCAGAAACGCATCACCATACCCCGGTTTGGCGAAGCCGAATCACTGAATGCAGGCATTGCTACGGCGATTGTGCTGGATAATTTGCGACGTTGA